A portion of the Drosophila sechellia strain sech25 chromosome 2R, ASM438219v1, whole genome shotgun sequence genome contains these proteins:
- the LOC6608818 gene encoding endoplasmic reticulum metallopeptidase 1 isoform X1 — protein sequence MKVLADGDKEGFSDTVLYHVLSKEKQLKRRLPWYYAPSFLLLWVALFYAIVLPLFYRLPDRVTMADEPLKPGQFVAERAQKILYELDRIGPKVVGSTANEVTSVAFLLNEVEKIRSEMRGDLFHLEVDVQQPTGSYVVGTMTSIYQGIQNVVVKLSPANSNSSSYLLINSHFDTKPGSPGAGDDGTMVVVMLEVLRQMSISESGFMHPIVFLFNGAEENPLQASHGFITQHKWAANCKAVINLEVGGNGGRDILFQSGPNNPWLVKYYKQHSKHPFASTLAEEIFQFGILPSDTDFRIFRDYGNIPGLDIAQFSNGYVYHTAFDSFDVVPGRAVQNTGENILSLVRALSNARELYNTKEHSAGHAVFFDFLGLFFVTYTERTGIILNYCFAVASVLLVGCSLWKMTCVSEVSAGRISILFASHLGLHLAGCLLCIGLPLLMSVLYDVSDRTMTYYSNNWLVIGLYICPAIIGLVLPSSIYHSFKSDDKISHPYQMYVGLHAHCVVLSLLTIALTAIGLRIPYMCMISLFLYIVSLLINLLTTLHDRGYYWVLTVQISQLFQYVYFCYLFYIFLVIFFPAMGRNRDSANPDMLIALICAVGTYFALGFVVPLINMFRWSPYLLICLGVVTFIFSMISITEVGFPYRPKTSVMRVNFLQTRRMFYEYDGNISVNDSGYYFDYQDRRALRPLKDYAVNLTGLTSVDGYCDKYVMCGIPCFWSSWCRGISSAAWLPREEEVAVPGNLKLNLLNKTLSKSGNSARFEFELSGPPHMGLYIRPLDGVAVEDWSFIRTMLDKPDKYSPPYQIYFSYGVDSSPFKFHIDFMKSDGQLDGQIFELGVVGHYVSQDFERDETTIRFIADLPDFVYTMEWPSLFMRYIF from the exons ATGAAAGTGCTGGCTGACGGCGATAAA GAAGGCTTTTCGGACACCGTTCTGTACCATGTCTTGTCGAAGGAAAAGCAGTTGAAGCGAAGGCTTCCCTGGTACTATGCACCCTCCTTTCTCCTCCTGTGGGTGGCGCTATTCTACGCCATCGTACTTCCGCTCTTCTACCGACTGCCAGATCGAGTAACCATGGCCGACGAGCCACTTAAGCCCGGCCAATTTGTGGCCGAGAGAGCGCAGAAGATACTCTACGAACTGGATCGTATCGGACCCAAGGTGGTTGGGAGCACAGCGAACGAGGTGACGTCGGTTGCATTTCTCTTAAACGAGGTGGAAAAGATTAGGAGCGAAATGCGCGGAGACCTCTTTCACTTGGAGGTGGACGTACAGCAGCCGACGGGTTCCTATGTGGTGGGAACCATGACCAGCATTTATCAGGGCATTCAGAATGTGGTCGTCAAGTTGAGCCCTGCGAATTCGAATAGCTCATCCTATCTGCTAATCAACAGTCACTTCGACACGAAGCCAGGAAGTCCAG GTGCTGGAGATGATGGCACAATGGTTGTAGTTATGTTGGAGGTTTTGCGTCAAATGTCCATTTCCGAGAGCGGGTTTATGCATCCAATAGTCTTTTTGTTCAATGGCGCCGAGGAGAATCCTCTACAGGCCTCCCATGGCTTCATCACCCAGCATAAATGGGCAGCAAACTGCAA GGCAGTTATCAATTTGGAAGTTGGTGGCAACGGCGGTCGAGATATCCTATTCCAGAGTGGTCCAAATAATCCCTGGCTAGTGAAG TATTATAAACAGCACTCGAAACATCCGTTTGCCTCTACATTGGCTGAAGAGATCTTTCAGTTCGGAATACTGCCCTCTGATACAGATTTCCGAATATTTCGAGATTACGGAAACATTCCCG gaCTGGATATAGCGCAGTTTAGCAACGGATACGTTTATCACACGGCTTTCGATAGCTTCGACGTTGTTCCAGGACGTGCTGTTCAGAATACCGGAGAAAACATTCTATCTCTCGTTCGAGCTTTATCCAATGCCAGGGAATTATATAACACAAAG GAGCACAGTGCGGGACATGCTGTCTTCTTCGATTTCCTGGGACTCTTCTTTGTGACCTACACGGAAAGGACTGGCATAATCCTAAACTATTGCTTTGCTGTAGCAAGTGTTCTTCTCGTTGGCTGTTCCTTGTGGAAGATGACCTGTGTGTCGGAGGTTTCAGCAGGAAGGATTTCAATTCTCTTTGCCAGTCATTTGGGATTGCATCTGGCGGGCTGTCTTCTGTGCATTGGTTTACCCTTATTAATGTCGGTTTTATACGATGTCAGCGATCGAACAATGACTTATTATAGTAACAACTGGTTGGTGATTGGTCTTTACATATGTCCTGCGATCATTGGATTGGTGCTGCCCTCCTCAATTTACCACTCATTCAAGTCAGAT GACAAAATAAGCCATCCGTACCAAATGTACGTGGGTTTACATGCCCATTGCGTTGTCCTGTCTCTGCTGACCATCGCTTTGACTGCCATTGGTCTGCGGATTCCTTACATGTGTATGATTTCTTTGTTTCTTTACATCGTctctttattaattaatttgttaacAACCCTGCATGATCGCG GATACTACTGGGTATTAACCGTGCAGATCAGTCAGCTGTTTCAATACGTGTACTTTTGCTACCTTTTCTACATATTCCTGGTGATATTCTTTCCGGCGATGGGTCGAAATCGGGACTCTGCGAATCCCGACATGTTGATTGCCCTGATCTGTGCTGTGGGCACTTACTTCGCCCTGGGCTTTGTG GTGCCCCTGATAAACATGTTCCGATGGTCCCCCTATTTATTGATTTGCCTCGGCGTGGTGACCTTTATATTCAGCATGATCTCGATTACGGAGGTGGGTTTCCCCTATCGACCCAAAACCAGTGTGATGCGTGTAAATTTTCTG CAAACACGTCGAATGTTTTACGAATACGATGGTAACATTAGCGTAAACGATTCAGGCTACTACTTTGACTACCAGGACAGACGAGCTCTCCGTCCGCTCAAGGATTACGCTGTAAACCTGACCGGACTTACATCAGTGGATGGATACTGCGATAAGTACGTTATGTGTGGAATACCTTGCTTTTGGAGCAGCTGGTGCAGGGGGATCTCCAGTGCTGCTTGGCTACCTCGCGAAGAGGAGGTGGCTGTGCCCGGAAACCTAAAACTGAACCTTCTCAATAAAACACTCTCGAAATCGGGAAATTCTGCGAGATTCGAGTTTGAACTTTCTGGACCACCGCACATGGGTCTGTATATACGACCACTGGATGGAGTAGCTGTGGAGGATTGGTCCTTTATACGGACAATGCTGGACAAGCCAGATAAATACTCACCGCCCTATCAAATATACTTCTCTTACGGCGTGGATAGCTCGCCTTTCAAATTCCACATCGACTTCATG AAATCCGATGGACAATTGGATGGACAGATTTTCGAGCTGGGCGTTGTTGGCCATTATGTAAGCCAGGATTTCGAGAGGGATGAGACTACCATTCGGTTCATAGCTGATTTGCCGGACTTTGTTTACACCATGGAATGGCCATCTCTGTTTATGCGCTACATCTTCTAG
- the LOC6608818 gene encoding endoplasmic reticulum metallopeptidase 1 isoform X4, protein MKVLADGDKEGFSDTVLYHVLSKEKQLKRRLPWYYAPSFLLLWVALFYAIVLPLFYRLPDRVTMADEPLKPGQFVAERAQKILYELDRIGPKVVGSTANEVTSVAFLLNEVEKIRSEMRGDLFHLEVDVQQPTGSYVVGTMTSIYQGIQNVVVKLSPANSNSSSYLLINSHFDTKPGSPGAGDDGTMVVVMLEVLRQMSISESGFMHPIVFLFNGAEENPLQASHGFITQHKWAANCKAVINLEVGGNGGRDILFQSGPNNPWLVKYYKQHSKHPFASTLAEEIFQFGILPSDTDFRIFRDYGNIPGLDIAQFSNGYVYHTAFDSFDVVPGRAVQNTGENILSLVRALSNARELYNTKEHSAGHAVFFDFLGLFFVTYTERTGIILNYCFAVASVLLVGCSLWKMTCVSEVSAGRISILFASHLGLHLAGCLLCIGLPLLMSVLYDVSDRTMTYYSNNWLVIGLYICPAIIGLVLPSSIYHSFKSDDKISHPYQMYVGLHAHCVVLSLLTIALTAIGLRIPYMCMISLFLYIVSLLINLLTTLHDRGYYWVLTVQISQLFQYVYFCYLFYIFLVIFFPAMGRNRDSANPDMLIALICAVGTYFALGFV, encoded by the exons ATGAAAGTGCTGGCTGACGGCGATAAA GAAGGCTTTTCGGACACCGTTCTGTACCATGTCTTGTCGAAGGAAAAGCAGTTGAAGCGAAGGCTTCCCTGGTACTATGCACCCTCCTTTCTCCTCCTGTGGGTGGCGCTATTCTACGCCATCGTACTTCCGCTCTTCTACCGACTGCCAGATCGAGTAACCATGGCCGACGAGCCACTTAAGCCCGGCCAATTTGTGGCCGAGAGAGCGCAGAAGATACTCTACGAACTGGATCGTATCGGACCCAAGGTGGTTGGGAGCACAGCGAACGAGGTGACGTCGGTTGCATTTCTCTTAAACGAGGTGGAAAAGATTAGGAGCGAAATGCGCGGAGACCTCTTTCACTTGGAGGTGGACGTACAGCAGCCGACGGGTTCCTATGTGGTGGGAACCATGACCAGCATTTATCAGGGCATTCAGAATGTGGTCGTCAAGTTGAGCCCTGCGAATTCGAATAGCTCATCCTATCTGCTAATCAACAGTCACTTCGACACGAAGCCAGGAAGTCCAG GTGCTGGAGATGATGGCACAATGGTTGTAGTTATGTTGGAGGTTTTGCGTCAAATGTCCATTTCCGAGAGCGGGTTTATGCATCCAATAGTCTTTTTGTTCAATGGCGCCGAGGAGAATCCTCTACAGGCCTCCCATGGCTTCATCACCCAGCATAAATGGGCAGCAAACTGCAA GGCAGTTATCAATTTGGAAGTTGGTGGCAACGGCGGTCGAGATATCCTATTCCAGAGTGGTCCAAATAATCCCTGGCTAGTGAAG TATTATAAACAGCACTCGAAACATCCGTTTGCCTCTACATTGGCTGAAGAGATCTTTCAGTTCGGAATACTGCCCTCTGATACAGATTTCCGAATATTTCGAGATTACGGAAACATTCCCG gaCTGGATATAGCGCAGTTTAGCAACGGATACGTTTATCACACGGCTTTCGATAGCTTCGACGTTGTTCCAGGACGTGCTGTTCAGAATACCGGAGAAAACATTCTATCTCTCGTTCGAGCTTTATCCAATGCCAGGGAATTATATAACACAAAG GAGCACAGTGCGGGACATGCTGTCTTCTTCGATTTCCTGGGACTCTTCTTTGTGACCTACACGGAAAGGACTGGCATAATCCTAAACTATTGCTTTGCTGTAGCAAGTGTTCTTCTCGTTGGCTGTTCCTTGTGGAAGATGACCTGTGTGTCGGAGGTTTCAGCAGGAAGGATTTCAATTCTCTTTGCCAGTCATTTGGGATTGCATCTGGCGGGCTGTCTTCTGTGCATTGGTTTACCCTTATTAATGTCGGTTTTATACGATGTCAGCGATCGAACAATGACTTATTATAGTAACAACTGGTTGGTGATTGGTCTTTACATATGTCCTGCGATCATTGGATTGGTGCTGCCCTCCTCAATTTACCACTCATTCAAGTCAGAT GACAAAATAAGCCATCCGTACCAAATGTACGTGGGTTTACATGCCCATTGCGTTGTCCTGTCTCTGCTGACCATCGCTTTGACTGCCATTGGTCTGCGGATTCCTTACATGTGTATGATTTCTTTGTTTCTTTACATCGTctctttattaattaatttgttaacAACCCTGCATGATCGCG GATACTACTGGGTATTAACCGTGCAGATCAGTCAGCTGTTTCAATACGTGTACTTTTGCTACCTTTTCTACATATTCCTGGTGATATTCTTTCCGGCGATGGGTCGAAATCGGGACTCTGCGAATCCCGACATGTTGATTGCCCTGATCTGTGCTGTGGGCACTTACTTCGCCCTGGGCTTTGTG TAG
- the LOC6608818 gene encoding endoplasmic reticulum metallopeptidase 1 isoform X2 gives MADEPLKPGQFVAERAQKILYELDRIGPKVVGSTANEVTSVAFLLNEVEKIRSEMRGDLFHLEVDVQQPTGSYVVGTMTSIYQGIQNVVVKLSPANSNSSSYLLINSHFDTKPGSPGAGDDGTMVVVMLEVLRQMSISESGFMHPIVFLFNGAEENPLQASHGFITQHKWAANCKAVINLEVGGNGGRDILFQSGPNNPWLVKYYKQHSKHPFASTLAEEIFQFGILPSDTDFRIFRDYGNIPGLDIAQFSNGYVYHTAFDSFDVVPGRAVQNTGENILSLVRALSNARELYNTKEHSAGHAVFFDFLGLFFVTYTERTGIILNYCFAVASVLLVGCSLWKMTCVSEVSAGRISILFASHLGLHLAGCLLCIGLPLLMSVLYDVSDRTMTYYSNNWLVIGLYICPAIIGLVLPSSIYHSFKSDDKISHPYQMYVGLHAHCVVLSLLTIALTAIGLRIPYMCMISLFLYIVSLLINLLTTLHDRGYYWVLTVQISQLFQYVYFCYLFYIFLVIFFPAMGRNRDSANPDMLIALICAVGTYFALGFVVPLINMFRWSPYLLICLGVVTFIFSMISITEVGFPYRPKTSVMRVNFLQTRRMFYEYDGNISVNDSGYYFDYQDRRALRPLKDYAVNLTGLTSVDGYCDKYVMCGIPCFWSSWCRGISSAAWLPREEEVAVPGNLKLNLLNKTLSKSGNSARFEFELSGPPHMGLYIRPLDGVAVEDWSFIRTMLDKPDKYSPPYQIYFSYGVDSSPFKFHIDFMKSDGQLDGQIFELGVVGHYVSQDFERDETTIRFIADLPDFVYTMEWPSLFMRYIF, from the exons ATGGCCGACGAGCCACTTAAGCCCGGCCAATTTGTGGCCGAGAGAGCGCAGAAGATACTCTACGAACTGGATCGTATCGGACCCAAGGTGGTTGGGAGCACAGCGAACGAGGTGACGTCGGTTGCATTTCTCTTAAACGAGGTGGAAAAGATTAGGAGCGAAATGCGCGGAGACCTCTTTCACTTGGAGGTGGACGTACAGCAGCCGACGGGTTCCTATGTGGTGGGAACCATGACCAGCATTTATCAGGGCATTCAGAATGTGGTCGTCAAGTTGAGCCCTGCGAATTCGAATAGCTCATCCTATCTGCTAATCAACAGTCACTTCGACACGAAGCCAGGAAGTCCAG GTGCTGGAGATGATGGCACAATGGTTGTAGTTATGTTGGAGGTTTTGCGTCAAATGTCCATTTCCGAGAGCGGGTTTATGCATCCAATAGTCTTTTTGTTCAATGGCGCCGAGGAGAATCCTCTACAGGCCTCCCATGGCTTCATCACCCAGCATAAATGGGCAGCAAACTGCAA GGCAGTTATCAATTTGGAAGTTGGTGGCAACGGCGGTCGAGATATCCTATTCCAGAGTGGTCCAAATAATCCCTGGCTAGTGAAG TATTATAAACAGCACTCGAAACATCCGTTTGCCTCTACATTGGCTGAAGAGATCTTTCAGTTCGGAATACTGCCCTCTGATACAGATTTCCGAATATTTCGAGATTACGGAAACATTCCCG gaCTGGATATAGCGCAGTTTAGCAACGGATACGTTTATCACACGGCTTTCGATAGCTTCGACGTTGTTCCAGGACGTGCTGTTCAGAATACCGGAGAAAACATTCTATCTCTCGTTCGAGCTTTATCCAATGCCAGGGAATTATATAACACAAAG GAGCACAGTGCGGGACATGCTGTCTTCTTCGATTTCCTGGGACTCTTCTTTGTGACCTACACGGAAAGGACTGGCATAATCCTAAACTATTGCTTTGCTGTAGCAAGTGTTCTTCTCGTTGGCTGTTCCTTGTGGAAGATGACCTGTGTGTCGGAGGTTTCAGCAGGAAGGATTTCAATTCTCTTTGCCAGTCATTTGGGATTGCATCTGGCGGGCTGTCTTCTGTGCATTGGTTTACCCTTATTAATGTCGGTTTTATACGATGTCAGCGATCGAACAATGACTTATTATAGTAACAACTGGTTGGTGATTGGTCTTTACATATGTCCTGCGATCATTGGATTGGTGCTGCCCTCCTCAATTTACCACTCATTCAAGTCAGAT GACAAAATAAGCCATCCGTACCAAATGTACGTGGGTTTACATGCCCATTGCGTTGTCCTGTCTCTGCTGACCATCGCTTTGACTGCCATTGGTCTGCGGATTCCTTACATGTGTATGATTTCTTTGTTTCTTTACATCGTctctttattaattaatttgttaacAACCCTGCATGATCGCG GATACTACTGGGTATTAACCGTGCAGATCAGTCAGCTGTTTCAATACGTGTACTTTTGCTACCTTTTCTACATATTCCTGGTGATATTCTTTCCGGCGATGGGTCGAAATCGGGACTCTGCGAATCCCGACATGTTGATTGCCCTGATCTGTGCTGTGGGCACTTACTTCGCCCTGGGCTTTGTG GTGCCCCTGATAAACATGTTCCGATGGTCCCCCTATTTATTGATTTGCCTCGGCGTGGTGACCTTTATATTCAGCATGATCTCGATTACGGAGGTGGGTTTCCCCTATCGACCCAAAACCAGTGTGATGCGTGTAAATTTTCTG CAAACACGTCGAATGTTTTACGAATACGATGGTAACATTAGCGTAAACGATTCAGGCTACTACTTTGACTACCAGGACAGACGAGCTCTCCGTCCGCTCAAGGATTACGCTGTAAACCTGACCGGACTTACATCAGTGGATGGATACTGCGATAAGTACGTTATGTGTGGAATACCTTGCTTTTGGAGCAGCTGGTGCAGGGGGATCTCCAGTGCTGCTTGGCTACCTCGCGAAGAGGAGGTGGCTGTGCCCGGAAACCTAAAACTGAACCTTCTCAATAAAACACTCTCGAAATCGGGAAATTCTGCGAGATTCGAGTTTGAACTTTCTGGACCACCGCACATGGGTCTGTATATACGACCACTGGATGGAGTAGCTGTGGAGGATTGGTCCTTTATACGGACAATGCTGGACAAGCCAGATAAATACTCACCGCCCTATCAAATATACTTCTCTTACGGCGTGGATAGCTCGCCTTTCAAATTCCACATCGACTTCATG AAATCCGATGGACAATTGGATGGACAGATTTTCGAGCTGGGCGTTGTTGGCCATTATGTAAGCCAGGATTTCGAGAGGGATGAGACTACCATTCGGTTCATAGCTGATTTGCCGGACTTTGTTTACACCATGGAATGGCCATCTCTGTTTATGCGCTACATCTTCTAG
- the LOC6608818 gene encoding endoplasmic reticulum metallopeptidase 1 isoform X3, which translates to MAPRRILYRPPMASSPSINGQQTAIINLEVGGNGGRDILFQSGPNNPWLVKYYKQHSKHPFASTLAEEIFQFGILPSDTDFRIFRDYGNIPGLDIAQFSNGYVYHTAFDSFDVVPGRAVQNTGENILSLVRALSNARELYNTKEHSAGHAVFFDFLGLFFVTYTERTGIILNYCFAVASVLLVGCSLWKMTCVSEVSAGRISILFASHLGLHLAGCLLCIGLPLLMSVLYDVSDRTMTYYSNNWLVIGLYICPAIIGLVLPSSIYHSFKSDDKISHPYQMYVGLHAHCVVLSLLTIALTAIGLRIPYMCMISLFLYIVSLLINLLTTLHDRGYYWVLTVQISQLFQYVYFCYLFYIFLVIFFPAMGRNRDSANPDMLIALICAVGTYFALGFVVPLINMFRWSPYLLICLGVVTFIFSMISITEVGFPYRPKTSVMRVNFLQTRRMFYEYDGNISVNDSGYYFDYQDRRALRPLKDYAVNLTGLTSVDGYCDKYVMCGIPCFWSSWCRGISSAAWLPREEEVAVPGNLKLNLLNKTLSKSGNSARFEFELSGPPHMGLYIRPLDGVAVEDWSFIRTMLDKPDKYSPPYQIYFSYGVDSSPFKFHIDFMKSDGQLDGQIFELGVVGHYVSQDFERDETTIRFIADLPDFVYTMEWPSLFMRYIF; encoded by the exons ATGGCGCCGAGGAGAATCCTCTACAGGCCTCCCATGGCTTCATCACCCAGCATAAATGGGCAGCAAACTGCAA TTATCAATTTGGAAGTTGGTGGCAACGGCGGTCGAGATATCCTATTCCAGAGTGGTCCAAATAATCCCTGGCTAGTGAAG TATTATAAACAGCACTCGAAACATCCGTTTGCCTCTACATTGGCTGAAGAGATCTTTCAGTTCGGAATACTGCCCTCTGATACAGATTTCCGAATATTTCGAGATTACGGAAACATTCCCG gaCTGGATATAGCGCAGTTTAGCAACGGATACGTTTATCACACGGCTTTCGATAGCTTCGACGTTGTTCCAGGACGTGCTGTTCAGAATACCGGAGAAAACATTCTATCTCTCGTTCGAGCTTTATCCAATGCCAGGGAATTATATAACACAAAG GAGCACAGTGCGGGACATGCTGTCTTCTTCGATTTCCTGGGACTCTTCTTTGTGACCTACACGGAAAGGACTGGCATAATCCTAAACTATTGCTTTGCTGTAGCAAGTGTTCTTCTCGTTGGCTGTTCCTTGTGGAAGATGACCTGTGTGTCGGAGGTTTCAGCAGGAAGGATTTCAATTCTCTTTGCCAGTCATTTGGGATTGCATCTGGCGGGCTGTCTTCTGTGCATTGGTTTACCCTTATTAATGTCGGTTTTATACGATGTCAGCGATCGAACAATGACTTATTATAGTAACAACTGGTTGGTGATTGGTCTTTACATATGTCCTGCGATCATTGGATTGGTGCTGCCCTCCTCAATTTACCACTCATTCAAGTCAGAT GACAAAATAAGCCATCCGTACCAAATGTACGTGGGTTTACATGCCCATTGCGTTGTCCTGTCTCTGCTGACCATCGCTTTGACTGCCATTGGTCTGCGGATTCCTTACATGTGTATGATTTCTTTGTTTCTTTACATCGTctctttattaattaatttgttaacAACCCTGCATGATCGCG GATACTACTGGGTATTAACCGTGCAGATCAGTCAGCTGTTTCAATACGTGTACTTTTGCTACCTTTTCTACATATTCCTGGTGATATTCTTTCCGGCGATGGGTCGAAATCGGGACTCTGCGAATCCCGACATGTTGATTGCCCTGATCTGTGCTGTGGGCACTTACTTCGCCCTGGGCTTTGTG GTGCCCCTGATAAACATGTTCCGATGGTCCCCCTATTTATTGATTTGCCTCGGCGTGGTGACCTTTATATTCAGCATGATCTCGATTACGGAGGTGGGTTTCCCCTATCGACCCAAAACCAGTGTGATGCGTGTAAATTTTCTG CAAACACGTCGAATGTTTTACGAATACGATGGTAACATTAGCGTAAACGATTCAGGCTACTACTTTGACTACCAGGACAGACGAGCTCTCCGTCCGCTCAAGGATTACGCTGTAAACCTGACCGGACTTACATCAGTGGATGGATACTGCGATAAGTACGTTATGTGTGGAATACCTTGCTTTTGGAGCAGCTGGTGCAGGGGGATCTCCAGTGCTGCTTGGCTACCTCGCGAAGAGGAGGTGGCTGTGCCCGGAAACCTAAAACTGAACCTTCTCAATAAAACACTCTCGAAATCGGGAAATTCTGCGAGATTCGAGTTTGAACTTTCTGGACCACCGCACATGGGTCTGTATATACGACCACTGGATGGAGTAGCTGTGGAGGATTGGTCCTTTATACGGACAATGCTGGACAAGCCAGATAAATACTCACCGCCCTATCAAATATACTTCTCTTACGGCGTGGATAGCTCGCCTTTCAAATTCCACATCGACTTCATG AAATCCGATGGACAATTGGATGGACAGATTTTCGAGCTGGGCGTTGTTGGCCATTATGTAAGCCAGGATTTCGAGAGGGATGAGACTACCATTCGGTTCATAGCTGATTTGCCGGACTTTGTTTACACCATGGAATGGCCATCTCTGTTTATGCGCTACATCTTCTAG